TATGGGACGGTAGATCCGGAAATTCTTTAAGAAACTGCATATACCGATCCCGGGCACATAAAAAAGAAATGGTTTCCATCCGGTGTAAAAGAGCAAAAAAAGATTCTTCGGCAATAATGCGCCCTGCCCTTTCCCATCCTTTGGAAATCTCATATAAATTTTCCAGATCATCTACATTAATCACCCAGATGGATGATTCTATAATCGCTTCAATATAATAGGTACACTGAATCTTTTTGGTCATACTCCTCAAAGCCGTAACCAATTCTCCTTTTCCACTCAGGAAAAGAATATGTTCTTTAGAATGATCATCAATAAAATAGGTTCTGAAAATCCCTTTTTCTATAAAACCCAACTGTAAGCAGATATCTCCACGCTGGTTAAAATAGGAGCCTTTCTCGTAGGTTACTTTTTTCCATAGGTATTTTGACATTTCAATTTCTTCTTCACTCAGCTTCAGGTTTTCTTTTAAAAATGAAAGTAATGCTTCAGAGTTCAT
This region of Chryseobacterium vaccae genomic DNA includes:
- a CDS encoding Crp/Fnr family transcriptional regulator — protein: MNSEALLSFLKENLKLSEEEIEMSKYLWKKVTYEKGSYFNQRGDICLQLGFIEKGIFRTYFIDDHSKEHILFLSGKGELVTALRSMTKKIQCTYYIEAIIESSIWVINVDDLENLYEISKGWERAGRIIAEESFFALLHRMETISFLCARDRYMQFLKEFPDLPSHIPQYYIASFLGMENPSLSRLKRGITANEQD